The sequence GTGCAGCGTGGAATGCGCGCCAGCTTAGTCAAGCCATGCGCGCAGACTGCGGTCGGACGAACAAAGTTGAGGATTCTTTCCGCCGATCAGCAGCGAGTGTGCGCGAAACGAAGTTGCGCCATCACCATGACTGCGTTGCTGCCCGCATCACGGATGCGGCGACACCGTGAGCTGCGGAATCTTTGCGAATGCGGCGGCAATGAAATCCATGAACGCGAGCGCGCGCTTGGGCACCAGCCGGTTGGCGGCATAGACGATCTGCACCGGCGCCGGCGGTGGCGCGAAGGCGTCGAGCACGGTCTGCAACTCGCCCGAGGCCAGACCCTCTTCGTACAACCACGCCGGGCCCTGGCCGATGCCGAGACCGGCGGTCACCGCCGCGCGCGTGGCCTCGGGCGAATTCACCCGGAAGCGGCCAGACACCGGCACGTCGGTGGTGGTGAAATGCCAACTCGCACCGGTGCTGAGCAAGGTGTACAGCACGCAGTCGTGATGGCGCAGATCCTCGGGCACGGCCGGCATCCCACGCCTGGCCAGGTATGCGCGGCTGGCCACCGTCACCCGCGTGAAGGCACCGATTCGCCGTGCACGCGATGCGCTGCTGTCCAGGTGACCGATGCGGATGGCGAGCTCGGCGCCCTCGTCGAGCAGGTTCACGTAGCGGTCGCTGATCTGCAGGTCCAGCTCCAGCGCCGGAAACCGCTGCAAAAACTCCGGCACCAATGGCATCACGTACTGATGCGACAACGCCGTGGGGCAGGCCACCCGCAACAACCCGGACGGCTGCACGTCATCGCGCAGCGCCATTTCAGATTCGCCCACCGCATCCAGGATGCGGCGCACCTCCGCGTAATAACGCTCGCCCTCCGGCGTCAGCACCAGCTTGCGGGTGGAGCGGTTGAGTAGCCGGGTTTGAAGATGCTCTTCCAGCGCCGCCACGTGGCGGCTGACATTGGGCTGGCCCAGCCCCAGGTCGCGCCCGGCGGCAGAAAAGCTGCCCGTTTCCACGGCGCGGGCAAAGCAGTTCATCAACAGAAAACGGTCCATGCCTGCCTTCGGTTCATGCGCTAGAAGCATGAAAGTTATGTGCTCGCAGGATCTTATCGCAGATCAAGCATGGGGCAATGATGCGCCTACCGAAGGCCACCAAGGTGGTCGGCCTCCCTCACCCAGGAACAACTCATGTCCCGTCTAGCAGGCAAACGCACCCTCATCACCGGCGGCACCAGCGGCATTGGGCTGGAAACCGCGAAGCAGTTTCTCGCCGAAGGCGCCCGCGTCATCGTCACCGGCGTGAACCCCGACTCCATTGCCCAGGCCAAGAACATTCTTGGCTCCGAAGTACCGGTGCTGCGTGCCGATTCGGCCAGCGTCGCCGCTCAGCAGGAACTGGCCCGGGCCGTCGCGGACCACTACGGCCAGCTCGACGTGGCCTTCTTCAATGCCGGCGTCTCGGTCTGGCTTCCGATCGAGAACTGGACCGAGCAGGCCTTCGACGCTTCCTTTGCCATCAACGTCAAGGGACCGTACTTCCTGTTGCAGTCGCTGTTGCCGGTGCTGGCCAACCCGGCATCGGTGGTGCTCAATACGTCCATCAGCGCCCACATCGGTGCGGCCAGCTCGTCGGTGTACAGCGCCACCAAGGCCGCGTTGTTGAACATGAGCAAGACCTTGTCGAGTGAGCTGCTTGACCGCGGCATTCGCATCAATGCGGTCAGCCCCGGCCCGGTCGAGACCCCGTTGTACGACAAGGCCGGCATTCCCGATGCCTATCGCGCACAGGTCAACGAGCAGATCATCGCCACCATTCCGATGGGCCGCTTCGGCACCGCGGAAGAAATCGCCAAGGCCGTGCTGTACCTGGCCTCGGATGAGTCCCGCTGGACGGTGGGCTCGGAAATCGTGGTCGATGGCGGCCGCCTGCTCAACCGCTGACGATGGCTGCCGTCCTTGCGGCACCGGCAGTGAGGGCGCGCAGCGCCAGCACTGCCGGCAGTGCCAGCGTTGACCGTCTGCCTGCGCCACCGACCGGTGCGCAGGTGCAGGCCAGGCGAGGCGCCCTGCGCGCCGCCACGCACGCAAGGCCCGGCATTCATCCCGCTGCATGCACGGCAGTCTGCGCCCGTTGCTTGGCCCTGCGCATCCTTTTGCCATGGATCACCTGCCAATCCATTGCCCTGCATGCGGCACCCCTGCGACACCTCTCTCACTGCGAACCGGATAACCCATGTCTCCCTCCCTGACCCTGATCAGCCACCCCCTGTGCCCCTTCGTGCAACGCGCGGCCATCGTGCTGCTGGAAAACGCTGCGGCGTTCGAGCGCATCGATGTCGACCTGTCTGCCAAGCCGGACTGGTTCCTGGCGCTGTCGCCCACCGGCAAGGTGCCACTGCTGCGCATCGGCCAGCCAGGCGGTAGTGTGGCCACAGTGTTCGAAAGCGTGGTGATCTGCAACTACCTCAACGACACCAGCGGCAAACCCAGCCTGTATCCCAACGACCCGCTGCAACGCGCACAGCAGCGCGCCTGGATCGAGTTCGCCACGCCCACATTCGCCGATGGCTGGCAGTTCCTCAACGCCAGCGACCAGACCGGCGCCGAGGCTGCACGCGCCGCGTTCCGCGGCAAGATGCAAAAGATCGAAGACGTGCTGGGCGAAGGTCCGTACTTTGCAGGCTCGGCATTCGGCATGGTCGACGTGGTGTTCGCACCAATGCTGCGCTACTTCGATCTGCTGCAGGCAGATATCTCCGCACCGATCTTCGACGGATTACCGCGCGTGCGCGAATGGCGCGCCGCCCTGGCTGCGCGGCAGAGCGTGATCAGCGCGGTGGGGCCGGACTACGCCAGCCGATTTCAGCAGCATTTGCAACGGCAGCGTGCCCTGCTTGCAGACGCGGTGCGTGTGCCCGGGGACCCAGCCAACGCCAACGCGCAGGGCTGACCGCATCGTCTGCCTGCGCTATATGGCGCGTGGTGCGATGGAGCACGCGCGCGCGGCAAGCACTGTCTTCGCCGCGTCGCGCTGCACCCGCCTAGCCGGTGTGCATCCGCTATACCCTGCTCCAGCGCGGATCGACGTTGCGGCGCCATGCGGCTGAGCCAATACTGCGCAGGTCTTCTTTCTGCAGAGCGCTATGCGCGCCTTATTCTTCTACGCTGCGGCGCCCGCGATCTTGCTGACGGTGTTGGCAACCGCCCACGCAGCACCGCCCACGGAGTTCTGCAACGTCCTGCGTGCCTTTGTCGATGCAGCACCGCCGGGCCAGCCGCGTAGCTTCGCGTTTCACACCGTCTGGGGAACCAACTTCAAGCACGCAGAAGAGCCCGCGCTTTCCGCCAAACGGTGCGATCACGGTGGGGACCCAGCCGCACAGGCCATTTGCGCCTACCTGATGAAGCATGGGCAAACCGAGTTTGCAGATGCCACGGTGATGGACGCTGTCTCCTGCTTATCGAGTGCCACGACATTCGATAGAAGTTTGAGACTGCATAACGCCGAGCTGATCTTTCGTCATGAGGCCATGAACGGAGCAGCGACGATCACAGTTACCTTCGAAGACGATACGCAACAGGGCGGTATGGTGTTTCGACTTCAGGCAGAACACGACGAGACGGCGCTCTAAGAATCCCCTAACCGCCACGCAGTGATGATCAATGTGCTGATGCATGAGCTGCCTCCAGGCTCACACCGAGAGATCGGCAAGGTGAGGCACCACATTCGAGTGGTGTAATGACGTCATCGCAAACACCACGAAGACAGCAAGCCAACTAACACCTGCCACGCACAAGGACCGTCGATGAAGCCCTGGGCCGTTATCCTGATCGCTACCGCACTGCTTTGCAGCAGCCCCGCAATCGCGGCCGGCAGGCTGCATGTGCAGCTGGAACAGCCTCCACACAGCCCGCATCTACCCGAGCAGGCGGCGCGTTTGCAGATCGTTGCCCAGAATGATGGCGACCAGGCGGTAGAGCTGCTCGATCAATCCTTCCCACGGTTGAACAGGCAAGGGTCGATGATGAACAACGTGCTGAGCGTGCGCGACGACAGCGGCAACGAGGCACCATATTATGGTGTCTACGTTAATCTGGAGGGCGCGCCGGAGGACACTTACGTCACCATTGCGCCGGGCCAGCGGCGAGTCGTCACGGTGGACCTGCAACGCAATTACAGGCTCACGCACGGGCAAACCTACACCGTGAGCCTACGTAGCCCGGTGCTATATCTGACCCGGCCCAGATCGGCCTTCGTTGATGGCTCGCGGGACGTACTACGTGCAGCATGGCAGCAAGCCACCGCCAATAGCGTGGATGTAAAAGCAGGGCATGCGGGCCTCACTAGCGCACACAGCGTACCTGTACGGCCGTAGTTCGCCGCAGCACGAACGGTCTACGCTTTGGCAGCAAACAGCCGCCTACCCACCGCGCGCGCTGTGGCGTAGTGCGACTCCGGAAACTGGGCATCCGGCTGCAACAGCAGCTCAGTGGTGCGCACCGGCGCCCCACAGAAATCAAAGATGCCGTGGGCGATCTGCGTCTTCATCGCACCGAAATAGCCATGGCGTGCATAGGTGCGCTCGTCTGCGCCGCCGATCGCCAGCAGGTGCACGTCCAGATGCTGCAGCTTCTTGACGATCTTGCCGTCGGCGCTTTCGTCGAACGCCCAGCCCAGCGTAAACACCCGGTCGATCCAGCCCTTGAGCAAAGCCGGAAACGACCACCAGTAGATCGGAAACACCAGCACCAATGCATCCGCACGGTCCAGCCGCGCGTGTTCGGCGGCCACATCCGGCGGCGGTGCCGCCTGCTGCTGGAACAACGCAACGTCCGCCTGGGTAAAGCGCGGGTCGAAGCCCTCCTGCGCCAGATCGGCGACCTCAACCGTATGCGATGAATCCGACGCCACAATGGCATCGCGTACCTGCGCAGCCACCGCGTGCGTGTGCGAGCGCGGCTCGGGGTGTGCAACAACAATCAAGGCATGCATGGGGCAGTGTCTCCAAAGCGAAGGAATAAAGGCCAAGGCGGCGCGACAAGACGCAGCGTCGGCGTGATGGGGTTTCTGTGCATGCGATGCGCGCATCGGCGCCCCTGATGGCTGCGCACGCGTGTTGATAGGCTGGCGCGGCAATAACGCAACTGAGCGCACCGCCCAAGTTCTCAGCGGCATATCAGCTGGATAACTGACGCAGCTGGCGCTATGCCTGCTGGGCACCTACGACTGCAGCATGCAGCGCGTGCCACACAAACCACGCGCCATGCCTTTAGTGGATCTCCAGCGCCGCAATCTTGCCGTCCACCAGGCGGAACACATGCTCCAGCTGTAGCGGGCTCTGCGGGAATGCCCCCGAGGCTTCGGCGGTGACATGCACCGCATCGCTGTGGGTGCGAGCTTCACGCGGCACCGCATGGTATGGCGTAGTGGCCTGCGCATGCGCCAACCACGCTGCAATCGCGGTTGCGCCCTGATGCTGATGGCCGTCATCGCGCACCAGCGCATCAGTGGCAAGGTGCGGCAACAGCACCGCTGCATCGCCGTGATTGCCGGCAGTAAAGAAGCAGGCAACCGCATCCGGCAGGGCAGGAGTCATGGCGTGGTCTCCAGTGCAAATGTGTATGCCATCATCGGGAGCGTCATCACTGCCCGCAAGAACGCACGCAAAGGTAAGTCACGCACCCATGGGAAAGCCGCACACCCCGGACACCGCCGCCTGCGATGTCGAAGCCCTGCTCAACCTCATCCAGGGCCGCTGGAAACTGGTACTGCTATTTCATCTGTTCGACGGGCAGGTACAGCGTTACTCCGACCTGGAACGCCTGGTCCCCGACATCTCGCAAAAGATGCTGGCCCAGCAACTACGCCAGCTCGAACGCGACGGCCTGGTGCTGCGCACCGTCTACGCGCAGGTACCGCCGCAGGTGGATTACCGGTTGACGGCTTGGGGGCAGGCGCTGTGCCCTGCGTTGGATGCGATGCTCACCTGGGGTGAGGCGCGGCTACCACTGTCCGAGCGATAGCCGTGATGATCGCTTGGTACAGTGCTGTGGCATGCGGGCACTAGACCATTGGAGCGCTGGGTCGTCGTTCTACCCACTCTCAATGCTTGGAAATGCCACGTCTCTACTAAAAAATTCACAATACGCTCTAAGCCCAAGCCGCTTCGCGGCGCGGCACTGGAACCTGGGGTCATGTTGACCCTAAAGCGAACCTGACCAAACCTGACCCCTTTCTTGTGCTGGTAACTGACGCCGGATTCTGAACGCCATGGCTTCGCGCGGTGTTGGCGATGGGCTGGGATTGGGTCGGGCGCCTGTGTGGGCGCACGCGGGTCA comes from Xanthomonas vesicatoria ATCC 35937 and encodes:
- a CDS encoding NAD(P)H-dependent oxidoreductase, which gives rise to MHALIVVAHPEPRSHTHAVAAQVRDAIVASDSSHTVEVADLAQEGFDPRFTQADVALFQQQAAPPPDVAAEHARLDRADALVLVFPIYWWSFPALLKGWIDRVFTLGWAFDESADGKIVKKLQHLDVHLLAIGGADERTYARHGYFGAMKTQIAHGIFDFCGAPVRTTELLLQPDAQFPESHYATARAVGRRLFAAKA
- a CDS encoding SDR family oxidoreductase — protein: MSRLAGKRTLITGGTSGIGLETAKQFLAEGARVIVTGVNPDSIAQAKNILGSEVPVLRADSASVAAQQELARAVADHYGQLDVAFFNAGVSVWLPIENWTEQAFDASFAINVKGPYFLLQSLLPVLANPASVVLNTSISAHIGAASSSVYSATKAALLNMSKTLSSELLDRGIRINAVSPGPVETPLYDKAGIPDAYRAQVNEQIIATIPMGRFGTAEEIAKAVLYLASDESRWTVGSEIVVDGGRLLNR
- a CDS encoding LysR family transcriptional regulator yields the protein MDRFLLMNCFARAVETGSFSAAGRDLGLGQPNVSRHVAALEEHLQTRLLNRSTRKLVLTPEGERYYAEVRRILDAVGESEMALRDDVQPSGLLRVACPTALSHQYVMPLVPEFLQRFPALELDLQISDRYVNLLDEGAELAIRIGHLDSSASRARRIGAFTRVTVASRAYLARRGMPAVPEDLRHHDCVLYTLLSTGASWHFTTTDVPVSGRFRVNSPEATRAAVTAGLGIGQGPAWLYEEGLASGELQTVLDAFAPPPAPVQIVYAANRLVPKRALAFMDFIAAAFAKIPQLTVSPHP
- a CDS encoding nuclear transport factor 2 family protein gives rise to the protein MTPALPDAVACFFTAGNHGDAAVLLPHLATDALVRDDGHQHQGATAIAAWLAHAQATTPYHAVPREARTHSDAVHVTAEASGAFPQSPLQLEHVFRLVDGKIAALEIH
- a CDS encoding winged helix-turn-helix transcriptional regulator; its protein translation is MGKPHTPDTAACDVEALLNLIQGRWKLVLLFHLFDGQVQRYSDLERLVPDISQKMLAQQLRQLERDGLVLRTVYAQVPPQVDYRLTAWGQALCPALDAMLTWGEARLPLSER
- a CDS encoding glutathione S-transferase family protein, producing the protein MSPSLTLISHPLCPFVQRAAIVLLENAAAFERIDVDLSAKPDWFLALSPTGKVPLLRIGQPGGSVATVFESVVICNYLNDTSGKPSLYPNDPLQRAQQRAWIEFATPTFADGWQFLNASDQTGAEAARAAFRGKMQKIEDVLGEGPYFAGSAFGMVDVVFAPMLRYFDLLQADISAPIFDGLPRVREWRAALAARQSVISAVGPDYASRFQQHLQRQRALLADAVRVPGDPANANAQG